The following proteins are encoded in a genomic region of Stutzerimonas balearica DSM 6083:
- the glcE gene encoding glycolate oxidase subunit GlcE, translating into MSVFANDASAQLLDQVNQALAAKTPLRIQGGATKAFLGRSVEGQLLDVREHRGIVSYDPTELVVSVRAGTPLAELEATLDEAGQMLPCEPPHFGEGATVGGMIAAGLSGPRRPWSGSVRDFVLGSRIITGQGKHLRFGGEVMKNVAGYDLSRLMAGSFGCLGVLTEVSLKVLPKPRQCTSLRLEIDLERALLKLAEWGQQPVPISAASHDGKALYLRLEGGEGSVNAARERIGGEDLDPGYWNDLREQRLAFFADSRPLWRLSLPNNTPAVALPGEQLVDWAGAQRWLKSDADAASIRAIAAEVGGHATCFTAGAAEPFQPLSAPLLRYHRQLKAALDPQGIFNPGRMYSEV; encoded by the coding sequence ATGTCCGTATTCGCCAACGACGCCAGCGCGCAGTTGCTGGACCAGGTCAACCAGGCGCTCGCCGCCAAGACCCCGCTGCGTATCCAGGGTGGCGCGACCAAGGCATTCCTCGGTCGCTCGGTCGAGGGCCAGCTGCTCGACGTGCGCGAGCACCGCGGCATCGTCAGCTACGACCCCACCGAACTGGTGGTGAGCGTGCGTGCCGGCACACCGCTGGCCGAACTCGAGGCCACCCTGGACGAAGCCGGGCAGATGCTGCCCTGCGAGCCGCCGCACTTCGGCGAAGGCGCCACCGTTGGCGGCATGATCGCCGCCGGGCTGTCCGGCCCACGGCGGCCGTGGAGCGGTTCGGTGCGCGACTTCGTGCTCGGCTCGCGCATCATCACCGGCCAGGGCAAGCACCTGCGCTTCGGTGGCGAGGTGATGAAGAACGTCGCCGGCTACGACCTGTCGCGCCTGATGGCCGGCAGCTTCGGTTGCCTCGGCGTGCTCACCGAAGTCTCGCTCAAGGTCCTGCCCAAGCCGCGCCAGTGCACCAGCCTGCGCCTGGAGATCGACCTCGAGCGCGCCCTGCTCAAGCTCGCCGAATGGGGCCAGCAGCCGGTACCGATCAGCGCCGCCAGCCATGACGGCAAGGCCCTTTACCTGCGCCTGGAAGGTGGCGAAGGGTCGGTCAACGCCGCGCGCGAACGCATCGGTGGCGAGGACCTCGACCCCGGCTACTGGAATGACCTGCGCGAGCAGCGCCTGGCCTTCTTTGCCGACTCGCGCCCGCTGTGGCGCCTGTCGCTGCCGAACAACACGCCGGCCGTGGCCTTGCCGGGCGAGCAGCTGGTCGACTGGGCCGGCGCCCAGCGCTGGCTGAAGTCCGATGCCGACGCCGCAAGCATCCGCGCCATCGCGGCGGAAGTCGGTGGGCATGCCACCTGTTTCACCGCCGGTGCCGCCGAGCCGTTCCAGCCGCTGTCGGCGCCGCTGTTGCGCTACCACCGCCAGCTCAAGGCCGCGCTGGACCCGCAGGGGATCTTCAACCCCGGCCGCATGTATTCCGAGGTCTAG
- the glcD gene encoding glycolate oxidase subunit GlcD, whose amino-acid sequence MNILYDERVDGALPKVDKAALLAELQRALPDLEILHRGEDLKPYECDGLSAYRTTPMLVVLPERVEQVETLLKLCHQRGVPVVARGAGTGLSGGALPLEQGILLVMARFNKILEVDPAGRFARVQPGVRNLAISQAAAPHELYYAPDPSSQIACSIGGNVAENAGGVHCLKYGLTVHNLLKVEILTVEGERMTLGSDALDSPGFDLLALFTGSEGMLGIVTEVTVKLLPKPQVAKVLLAAFDSVEKAGRAVGDIIAAGIIPGGLEMMDNLSIRAAEDFIHAGYPVDAEAILLCELDGVEADVHDDCARVSEVLKLAGATEVRLAKDEAERVRFWAGRKNAFPAVGRISPDYYCMDGTIPRRELPGVLKGISDLSEQFGLRVANVFHAGDGNMHPLILFDANQPGELERAEELGGKILELCVEVGGSITGEHGVGREKINQMCAQFNSDELTLFHAVKAAFDPSGLLNPGKNIPTLHRCAEFGRMHIHNGQLPFPELERF is encoded by the coding sequence ATGAATATCCTCTACGACGAACGCGTCGACGGCGCGTTGCCCAAGGTCGACAAGGCCGCCCTGCTGGCCGAGCTGCAGCGCGCGCTGCCGGACCTGGAAATCCTCCATCGCGGCGAAGACCTCAAGCCGTACGAATGCGACGGCCTGTCGGCCTACCGCACCACGCCGATGCTGGTGGTGCTGCCCGAGCGGGTCGAGCAGGTCGAAACCCTGCTCAAGCTCTGTCACCAGCGCGGCGTGCCGGTGGTCGCCCGCGGCGCCGGCACCGGGCTGTCCGGCGGTGCGTTGCCGCTGGAGCAGGGCATCCTGCTGGTGATGGCGCGCTTCAACAAGATTCTCGAGGTCGACCCGGCCGGGCGCTTCGCCCGCGTCCAGCCCGGCGTGCGCAACCTGGCGATTTCCCAGGCCGCCGCGCCCCATGAGCTGTACTACGCGCCGGACCCCTCGTCGCAGATCGCCTGCTCGATCGGCGGCAACGTCGCCGAGAACGCCGGTGGCGTGCACTGCCTGAAATACGGTCTGACCGTGCACAACCTGCTCAAGGTGGAAATCCTCACCGTCGAAGGCGAACGTATGACGCTCGGCTCCGACGCGCTGGATTCACCGGGCTTCGACCTCTTGGCGCTGTTCACCGGCTCCGAGGGCATGCTCGGCATCGTCACCGAGGTGACGGTCAAGCTGCTGCCCAAGCCGCAGGTGGCCAAGGTGCTGCTGGCCGCGTTCGACTCGGTGGAAAAGGCCGGGCGTGCGGTGGGTGACATCATCGCCGCCGGCATCATCCCCGGCGGCCTGGAAATGATGGACAACCTGTCGATCCGCGCCGCCGAGGACTTCATCCACGCCGGCTACCCGGTGGATGCCGAAGCGATCCTGCTCTGCGAACTGGATGGCGTGGAAGCCGACGTGCACGACGACTGCGCGCGCGTCAGCGAAGTGCTCAAGCTGGCCGGCGCCACCGAAGTGCGCCTGGCCAAGGACGAAGCCGAGCGCGTGCGCTTCTGGGCCGGGCGCAAGAATGCCTTCCCGGCGGTCGGCCGTATTTCGCCGGACTACTACTGCATGGACGGCACCATCCCGCGCCGCGAGCTGCCGGGCGTGCTCAAGGGCATTTCCGATCTGTCCGAGCAGTTCGGCCTGCGCGTGGCCAACGTGTTCCACGCCGGCGACGGCAACATGCACCCGCTGATCCTCTTCGATGCCAACCAGCCCGGTGAGCTGGAGCGCGCCGAGGAACTGGGCGGCAAGATCCTCGAACTCTGCGTCGAGGTCGGCGGCAGCATCACCGGCGAGCACGGTGTCGGCCGCGAGAAAATCAACCAGATGTGCGCGCAGTTCAACAGCGACGAGCTGACCCTGTTCCACGCGGTGAAAGCGGCGTTCGACCCGAGCGGCCTGCTCAACCCCGGCAAGAACATCCCGACCCTGCATCGTTGCGCCGAATTCGGCCGCATGCACATCCACAACGGTCAGCTGCCCTTCCCCGAACTGGAGCGTTTCTGA